One part of the Nymphaea colorata isolate Beijing-Zhang1983 chromosome 8, ASM883128v2, whole genome shotgun sequence genome encodes these proteins:
- the LOC116258375 gene encoding uncharacterized protein LOC116258375 — MDDQKEKNAWMSIPQFGAWDGNGNMPDYSMDFSKIRESRKQNKKDISRASIGNEEELANPQRHDGKNDHKSHDHHHHQQQQQQQIELPMHAPNGSPSRRKKILSCFTCCVSA; from the exons ATGGATGACCAGAAGGAG AAAAATGCTTGGATGTCTATTCCACAATTCGGAGCATGGGATGGAAACGGTAATATGCCTGACTACTCCATGGACTTCTCAAAGATTAGAGAGTCTAGGAAGCAGAATAAGAAAGACATTTCAAGAGCCAGTATCGGCAATGAAGAAGAGCTTGCCAATCCCCAGCGGCATGATGGCAAAAACGATCACAAATctcatgatcatcatcatcatcagcagcagcagcagcagcaaataGAACTTCCAATGCACGCTCCAAATGGCTCACCAAGT aggaggaagaagatacTGAGCTGCTTCACCTGTTGCGTAAGCGCGTGA
- the LOC116258356 gene encoding mRNA export factor GLE1 isoform X1, with protein sequence MSSKKLSNLLVLTMRIGGANNALDSSKSESPPSDGGFQNLKMPCTKSFCGVMSDPEPCWSLSDIVAELNALESKFSNPFIKRQQQIEMVFFWRREKSNIQGNIVSGKFVVDASDKGMDDIEDSCEVIDNGNTNVGSRFSCDDVYLSSDSEDECHDVDFQAREISLVNRTEAVKGYLLELEREEQLKVKEEIRDRIYSLNDYLRKEKERTTSSFACIQKDIEAKQEMDKKLDKQYQRKIAETCDIHLSAVQRDHEQRSEIEERKIRKEAASEDARRKEKMEREEKERLERLKAEAEARMKAEQMKAEKLAMERAAVEAQKRAEKEAAERAAEEALKKKAAEASQRKASEEKSRTGGVVVKVSDMASKLEQERMSKLLALVEQNKATGAGSSQAYRRHERQIRSLILQVSATVDVVRKKSLELVKTINDPFCPQSISVATFAEKAVSYCETQNMNMSNAFALGHVIVLVTSQVPAVMAIILAEFHKACIFTVPKHIVYSKSAFATKEAYYKMIGYKEDGGNIESTDSYLQRLEAYMTLYAALIQTEIPGIANQHGLKEGWAWLARFLNVIPADRTTATALVAFLRTAGHALYRRYGNQFIKILRVITRRFLPDLKGKEDPLASKVINNLETYLQSKEYLSEPKGLRFAQTVESKDFGF encoded by the exons ATGTCCTCTAAAAAACTAAGCAATTTGCTAG TGCTCACAATGAGAATAGGAGGAGCAAATAATGCCCTGGACTCATCAAAATCAGAATCACCACCATCCGACGG AGGCTTCCAGAATTTGAAAATGCCATGCACAAAGAGTTTCTGTGGAGTAATGTCTGATCCAGAGCCTTGTTGGAGTCTTAGTGACATTGTTGCAGAGTTAAATGCTTTGGAGTCCAAATTCAGTAACCCTTTCATCAAGCGTCAACAGCAGATCGAAATGGT TTTCTTTTGGCGCAGGGAAAAAAGCAATATACAGGGCAATATTGTTAGTGGCAAGTTTGTAGTGGATGCATCTGACAAAGGGATGGATGATATCGAAGACAGTTGTGAAGTAATAGATAATGGAAACACGAATGTGGGTAGTCGATTCTCTTGTGATGATGTTTATTTGAGCAG TGATTCTGAGGATGAATGCCATGATGTGGACTTTCAAGCGCGTGAAATCTCACTTGTCAATAGGACAGAGGCTGTAAAAGGCTATTTGCTTGAATTGGAGCGTGAAGAGCAGTTAAAAGTTAAG GAAGAAATAAGGGACAGAATATATTCATTGAATGATTATctgagaaaggaaaaagagcgGACAACTTCATCATTTGCTTGTATCCAAAAAGATATAGAAGCAAAGCAAGAGATGGATAAAAAACTAGATAAACAGTACCAAAGAAAAAT TGCAGAAACTTGTGATATTCACTTATCTGCAGTCCAGAGGGACCATGAGCAGAGGTCagaaatagaagagagaaaaataagaaaagaagcagcCTCTGAAGATGccagaagaaaggagaaaatggaacgggaagaaaaagagaggttGGAGAGGCTTAAAGCAGAAGCTGAG GCCAGGATGAAAGCTGAACAAATGAAGGCTGAGAAGCTTGCTATGGAAAGAGCAGCGGTTGAAGCTcaaaaaagagcagaaaaagagGCTGCAGAAAGGGCGGCTGAAGAagccttgaaaaaaaaagctgCAGAAGCTTCCCAAAGAAAGGCTTCAGAAGAAAAATCTAGGACTGGTGGAGTAGTTG TTAAGGTGTCTGATATGGCATCAAAGCTAGAGCAGGAAAGAATGAGTAAACTATTGGCGTTAGTAGAGCAGAACAAAGCTACTGGTGCAGGCTCCAGTCAG GCTTATAGAAGGCATGAAAGGCAAATTCGTTCGCTGATCCTACAGGTATCTGCAACTGTTGATGTTGTAAG GAAAAAATCACTTGAATTGGTTAAAACTATCAATGATCCATTTTGCCCTCAATCAATCTCAGTTGCTACTTTTGCCGAGAAG GCCGTATCTTATTGTGAAACTCAAAATATGAATATGTCAAATGCATTCGCACTTGGCCATGTTATTGTGCTTGTCACATCTCAG GTTCCGGCTGTAATGGCGATAATTCTTGCTGAGTTTCATAAGGCTTGCATCTTTACTGTTCCTAAACATATAGTTTATTCCAAG TCAGCTTTTGCAACCAAAGAAGCCTACTACAAGATGATTGGTTACAAGGAAGATGGTGGAAACATTGAAAGCACTGATAGCTATTTGCAACGCTTAGAGGCCTATATGACACTCTATGCGGCTTTGATTCAG ACAGAAATTCCTGGAATTGCAAACCAACATGGCCTGAAGGAAGGTTGGGCATGGCTGGCGAGGTTCCTGAATGTGATACCAGCTGATAGAACTACCGCTACGGCATTGGTGGCTTTTCTCAGG ACTGCCGGACATGCCCTGTACCGCAGATATGGAAATCAATTTATAAAGATTCTCCGTGTAATCACTCGAAGGTTCCTTCCAGATCTGAAAGGAAAGGAGGACCCTTTGGCATCAAAGGTTATCAACAACCTTGAGACTTACCTTCAGTCCAAGGAGTACCTCTCTGAGCCAAAAGGCCTACGCTTTGCACAAACCGTGGAGTCGAAGGATTTCGGATTCTGA
- the LOC116258356 gene encoding mRNA export factor GLE1 isoform X2 yields the protein MSSKKLSNLLVLTMRIGGANNALDSSKSESPPSDGGFQNLKMPCTKSFCGVMSDPEPCWSLSDIVAELNALESKFSNPFIKRQQQIEMVEKSNIQGNIVSGKFVVDASDKGMDDIEDSCEVIDNGNTNVGSRFSCDDVYLSSDSEDECHDVDFQAREISLVNRTEAVKGYLLELEREEQLKVKEEIRDRIYSLNDYLRKEKERTTSSFACIQKDIEAKQEMDKKLDKQYQRKIAETCDIHLSAVQRDHEQRSEIEERKIRKEAASEDARRKEKMEREEKERLERLKAEAEARMKAEQMKAEKLAMERAAVEAQKRAEKEAAERAAEEALKKKAAEASQRKASEEKSRTGGVVVKVSDMASKLEQERMSKLLALVEQNKATGAGSSQAYRRHERQIRSLILQVSATVDVVRKKSLELVKTINDPFCPQSISVATFAEKAVSYCETQNMNMSNAFALGHVIVLVTSQVPAVMAIILAEFHKACIFTVPKHIVYSKSAFATKEAYYKMIGYKEDGGNIESTDSYLQRLEAYMTLYAALIQTEIPGIANQHGLKEGWAWLARFLNVIPADRTTATALVAFLRTAGHALYRRYGNQFIKILRVITRRFLPDLKGKEDPLASKVINNLETYLQSKEYLSEPKGLRFAQTVESKDFGF from the exons ATGTCCTCTAAAAAACTAAGCAATTTGCTAG TGCTCACAATGAGAATAGGAGGAGCAAATAATGCCCTGGACTCATCAAAATCAGAATCACCACCATCCGACGG AGGCTTCCAGAATTTGAAAATGCCATGCACAAAGAGTTTCTGTGGAGTAATGTCTGATCCAGAGCCTTGTTGGAGTCTTAGTGACATTGTTGCAGAGTTAAATGCTTTGGAGTCCAAATTCAGTAACCCTTTCATCAAGCGTCAACAGCAGATCGAAATGGT GGAAAAAAGCAATATACAGGGCAATATTGTTAGTGGCAAGTTTGTAGTGGATGCATCTGACAAAGGGATGGATGATATCGAAGACAGTTGTGAAGTAATAGATAATGGAAACACGAATGTGGGTAGTCGATTCTCTTGTGATGATGTTTATTTGAGCAG TGATTCTGAGGATGAATGCCATGATGTGGACTTTCAAGCGCGTGAAATCTCACTTGTCAATAGGACAGAGGCTGTAAAAGGCTATTTGCTTGAATTGGAGCGTGAAGAGCAGTTAAAAGTTAAG GAAGAAATAAGGGACAGAATATATTCATTGAATGATTATctgagaaaggaaaaagagcgGACAACTTCATCATTTGCTTGTATCCAAAAAGATATAGAAGCAAAGCAAGAGATGGATAAAAAACTAGATAAACAGTACCAAAGAAAAAT TGCAGAAACTTGTGATATTCACTTATCTGCAGTCCAGAGGGACCATGAGCAGAGGTCagaaatagaagagagaaaaataagaaaagaagcagcCTCTGAAGATGccagaagaaaggagaaaatggaacgggaagaaaaagagaggttGGAGAGGCTTAAAGCAGAAGCTGAG GCCAGGATGAAAGCTGAACAAATGAAGGCTGAGAAGCTTGCTATGGAAAGAGCAGCGGTTGAAGCTcaaaaaagagcagaaaaagagGCTGCAGAAAGGGCGGCTGAAGAagccttgaaaaaaaaagctgCAGAAGCTTCCCAAAGAAAGGCTTCAGAAGAAAAATCTAGGACTGGTGGAGTAGTTG TTAAGGTGTCTGATATGGCATCAAAGCTAGAGCAGGAAAGAATGAGTAAACTATTGGCGTTAGTAGAGCAGAACAAAGCTACTGGTGCAGGCTCCAGTCAG GCTTATAGAAGGCATGAAAGGCAAATTCGTTCGCTGATCCTACAGGTATCTGCAACTGTTGATGTTGTAAG GAAAAAATCACTTGAATTGGTTAAAACTATCAATGATCCATTTTGCCCTCAATCAATCTCAGTTGCTACTTTTGCCGAGAAG GCCGTATCTTATTGTGAAACTCAAAATATGAATATGTCAAATGCATTCGCACTTGGCCATGTTATTGTGCTTGTCACATCTCAG GTTCCGGCTGTAATGGCGATAATTCTTGCTGAGTTTCATAAGGCTTGCATCTTTACTGTTCCTAAACATATAGTTTATTCCAAG TCAGCTTTTGCAACCAAAGAAGCCTACTACAAGATGATTGGTTACAAGGAAGATGGTGGAAACATTGAAAGCACTGATAGCTATTTGCAACGCTTAGAGGCCTATATGACACTCTATGCGGCTTTGATTCAG ACAGAAATTCCTGGAATTGCAAACCAACATGGCCTGAAGGAAGGTTGGGCATGGCTGGCGAGGTTCCTGAATGTGATACCAGCTGATAGAACTACCGCTACGGCATTGGTGGCTTTTCTCAGG ACTGCCGGACATGCCCTGTACCGCAGATATGGAAATCAATTTATAAAGATTCTCCGTGTAATCACTCGAAGGTTCCTTCCAGATCTGAAAGGAAAGGAGGACCCTTTGGCATCAAAGGTTATCAACAACCTTGAGACTTACCTTCAGTCCAAGGAGTACCTCTCTGAGCCAAAAGGCCTACGCTTTGCACAAACCGTGGAGTCGAAGGATTTCGGATTCTGA
- the LOC116258356 gene encoding mRNA export factor GLE1 isoform X3 — protein sequence MRIGGANNALDSSKSESPPSDGGFQNLKMPCTKSFCGVMSDPEPCWSLSDIVAELNALESKFSNPFIKRQQQIEMVFFWRREKSNIQGNIVSGKFVVDASDKGMDDIEDSCEVIDNGNTNVGSRFSCDDVYLSSDSEDECHDVDFQAREISLVNRTEAVKGYLLELEREEQLKVKEEIRDRIYSLNDYLRKEKERTTSSFACIQKDIEAKQEMDKKLDKQYQRKIAETCDIHLSAVQRDHEQRSEIEERKIRKEAASEDARRKEKMEREEKERLERLKAEAEARMKAEQMKAEKLAMERAAVEAQKRAEKEAAERAAEEALKKKAAEASQRKASEEKSRTGGVVVKVSDMASKLEQERMSKLLALVEQNKATGAGSSQAYRRHERQIRSLILQVSATVDVVRKKSLELVKTINDPFCPQSISVATFAEKAVSYCETQNMNMSNAFALGHVIVLVTSQVPAVMAIILAEFHKACIFTVPKHIVYSKSAFATKEAYYKMIGYKEDGGNIESTDSYLQRLEAYMTLYAALIQTEIPGIANQHGLKEGWAWLARFLNVIPADRTTATALVAFLRTAGHALYRRYGNQFIKILRVITRRFLPDLKGKEDPLASKVINNLETYLQSKEYLSEPKGLRFAQTVESKDFGF from the exons ATGAGAATAGGAGGAGCAAATAATGCCCTGGACTCATCAAAATCAGAATCACCACCATCCGACGG AGGCTTCCAGAATTTGAAAATGCCATGCACAAAGAGTTTCTGTGGAGTAATGTCTGATCCAGAGCCTTGTTGGAGTCTTAGTGACATTGTTGCAGAGTTAAATGCTTTGGAGTCCAAATTCAGTAACCCTTTCATCAAGCGTCAACAGCAGATCGAAATGGT TTTCTTTTGGCGCAGGGAAAAAAGCAATATACAGGGCAATATTGTTAGTGGCAAGTTTGTAGTGGATGCATCTGACAAAGGGATGGATGATATCGAAGACAGTTGTGAAGTAATAGATAATGGAAACACGAATGTGGGTAGTCGATTCTCTTGTGATGATGTTTATTTGAGCAG TGATTCTGAGGATGAATGCCATGATGTGGACTTTCAAGCGCGTGAAATCTCACTTGTCAATAGGACAGAGGCTGTAAAAGGCTATTTGCTTGAATTGGAGCGTGAAGAGCAGTTAAAAGTTAAG GAAGAAATAAGGGACAGAATATATTCATTGAATGATTATctgagaaaggaaaaagagcgGACAACTTCATCATTTGCTTGTATCCAAAAAGATATAGAAGCAAAGCAAGAGATGGATAAAAAACTAGATAAACAGTACCAAAGAAAAAT TGCAGAAACTTGTGATATTCACTTATCTGCAGTCCAGAGGGACCATGAGCAGAGGTCagaaatagaagagagaaaaataagaaaagaagcagcCTCTGAAGATGccagaagaaaggagaaaatggaacgggaagaaaaagagaggttGGAGAGGCTTAAAGCAGAAGCTGAG GCCAGGATGAAAGCTGAACAAATGAAGGCTGAGAAGCTTGCTATGGAAAGAGCAGCGGTTGAAGCTcaaaaaagagcagaaaaagagGCTGCAGAAAGGGCGGCTGAAGAagccttgaaaaaaaaagctgCAGAAGCTTCCCAAAGAAAGGCTTCAGAAGAAAAATCTAGGACTGGTGGAGTAGTTG TTAAGGTGTCTGATATGGCATCAAAGCTAGAGCAGGAAAGAATGAGTAAACTATTGGCGTTAGTAGAGCAGAACAAAGCTACTGGTGCAGGCTCCAGTCAG GCTTATAGAAGGCATGAAAGGCAAATTCGTTCGCTGATCCTACAGGTATCTGCAACTGTTGATGTTGTAAG GAAAAAATCACTTGAATTGGTTAAAACTATCAATGATCCATTTTGCCCTCAATCAATCTCAGTTGCTACTTTTGCCGAGAAG GCCGTATCTTATTGTGAAACTCAAAATATGAATATGTCAAATGCATTCGCACTTGGCCATGTTATTGTGCTTGTCACATCTCAG GTTCCGGCTGTAATGGCGATAATTCTTGCTGAGTTTCATAAGGCTTGCATCTTTACTGTTCCTAAACATATAGTTTATTCCAAG TCAGCTTTTGCAACCAAAGAAGCCTACTACAAGATGATTGGTTACAAGGAAGATGGTGGAAACATTGAAAGCACTGATAGCTATTTGCAACGCTTAGAGGCCTATATGACACTCTATGCGGCTTTGATTCAG ACAGAAATTCCTGGAATTGCAAACCAACATGGCCTGAAGGAAGGTTGGGCATGGCTGGCGAGGTTCCTGAATGTGATACCAGCTGATAGAACTACCGCTACGGCATTGGTGGCTTTTCTCAGG ACTGCCGGACATGCCCTGTACCGCAGATATGGAAATCAATTTATAAAGATTCTCCGTGTAATCACTCGAAGGTTCCTTCCAGATCTGAAAGGAAAGGAGGACCCTTTGGCATCAAAGGTTATCAACAACCTTGAGACTTACCTTCAGTCCAAGGAGTACCTCTCTGAGCCAAAAGGCCTACGCTTTGCACAAACCGTGGAGTCGAAGGATTTCGGATTCTGA
- the LOC116259572 gene encoding 16.9 kDa class I heat shock protein 1-like, protein MTSLAPWSGRGLFDPFSTDIWDPWDIRLDTLWDTGGRRRGAGRDETTAVSRTNTDWRETENAHIFTVDLPGVRKDEVKVELEEGNVLRISGEWKKEEEQTTDTWHRVERKRGRFARRFRLPENVNLEEIKCSLENGLLQITVPKKETSGQQQNVRTITIG, encoded by the exons ATGACGTCTCTAGCACCGTGGAGTGGACGCGGGTTGTTCGATCCTTTCTCTACTGACATATGGGACCCATGGGACATCAGGCTGGACACGCTCTGGGACACTGGTGGTCGCCGGAGGGGGGCCGGCCGCGACGAGACCACCGCCGTCTCCCGCACCAATACCGACTGGCGTGAGACCGAAAACGCCCACATCTTCACCGTCGACCTCCCCG GGGTGAGGAAGGACGAGGTGAAGGTGGAGTTGGAGGAGGGGAACGTGCTGAGGATCAGCGGGGAgtggaagaaggaggaggaacaGACGACCGACACCTGGCACCGGGTAGAGAGGAAGCGGGGGAGGTTCGCGAGAAGGTTCCGGCTGCCGGAAAACGTCAACCTTGAAGAGATCAAGTGCTCGCTGGAGAACGGGCTGCTGCAGATAACGGTGCCCAAGAAGGAGACCTCCGGGCAGCAGCAGAATGTCAGGACCATAACCATAGGCTGA
- the LOC116259152 gene encoding uncharacterized protein LOC116259152 isoform X2 — MPPLQSEEESGSPWPGCVVSRPSLPLFREARMKAEQMKAEKLAMERAAVEAQKRAEKEAAQRAAEEALKKKAAEEKSRTGGVVGECFT, encoded by the exons ATGCCTCCGTTGCAGAGTGAGGAAGAGAGTGGGAGTCCGTGGCCTGGCTGTGTGGTTTCTCGTCCTTCTCTTCCGCTTTTTCGTGAG GCCAGGATGAAAGCTGAACAAATGAAGGCTGAGAAGCTTGCTATGGAAAGAGCAGCGGTTGAAGCTcaaaaaagagcagaaaaagagGCTGCACAAAGGGCGGCTGAAGAagccttgaaaaaaaaagctgCAGAAGAAAAATCTAGGACTGGTGGAGTAGTTG GTGAATGCTTCACTTAA
- the LOC116259152 gene encoding uncharacterized protein LOC116259152 isoform X1 gives MHALQGKAGVERSLNSHRSLRRRKRERNFGLFWARMKAEQMKAEKLAMERAAVEAQKRAEKEAAQRAAEEALKKKAAEEKSRTGGVVGECFT, from the exons ATGCATGCTTTACAAGGAAAAGCAGGAGTTGAAAG GTCGCTAAACAGTCATAGATCTctgaggagaaggaaaagggaaagaaactTCGGCCTCTTCTGG GCCAGGATGAAAGCTGAACAAATGAAGGCTGAGAAGCTTGCTATGGAAAGAGCAGCGGTTGAAGCTcaaaaaagagcagaaaaagagGCTGCACAAAGGGCGGCTGAAGAagccttgaaaaaaaaagctgCAGAAGAAAAATCTAGGACTGGTGGAGTAGTTG GTGAATGCTTCACTTAA
- the LOC116259152 gene encoding uncharacterized protein LOC116259152 isoform X3 codes for MFSSLFGSSVWNLFGKARMKAEQMKAEKLAMERAAVEAQKRAEKEAAQRAAEEALKKKAAEEKSRTGGVVGECFT; via the exons atgttttcctctttgtttGGCAGCTCTGTTTGGAACCTGTTTGGAAAG GCCAGGATGAAAGCTGAACAAATGAAGGCTGAGAAGCTTGCTATGGAAAGAGCAGCGGTTGAAGCTcaaaaaagagcagaaaaagagGCTGCACAAAGGGCGGCTGAAGAagccttgaaaaaaaaagctgCAGAAGAAAAATCTAGGACTGGTGGAGTAGTTG GTGAATGCTTCACTTAA